One segment of Methanomassiliicoccales archaeon DNA contains the following:
- a CDS encoding type II/IV secretion system ATPase subunit has protein sequence MVEAVEQTSEEILDEEEEEGRKVKAGFTGKYLSLLLKIRNKPMKVRIPSGLEALSIDNVTDVPKISDPNIDEVEMSAVTDPYSYVRIKYDNKDGDYLYEVIEPSLAVDEQNLLEILKSALVMTLNLVEKKTLEEKEKLLASAMDLLLKDFGVTLHPLSRERILYYLKRDFIGFGVIDVMMIDPNVEDASCDGVNIPLYIFHRKYGSIRSNIIFEKEEELDSFVVWLAQKSGKHISVADPLLDATTPDGSRLNATLGKHVTKRGSSFTIRRFKENPFTPVDLLKFKTMSTDMMAYLWTATEYGSSMLVCGGTASGKTTTLNAVLLFIPPQMKIVSIEDTRELNLPHENWIPGLTREGFGGKASGSGGGSIDMFDLLTASMRQRPQYLMVGEVRGKEAYVVFQAMATGKTAYSTFHAEDVQAMVHRMENDPINLPRALMTALDIVLLQAQVKVGTKMTRRVKSLTEIVGMDPETSELITNSVYSWNPADDTFNFSGHSYVYEKVRTIRNWSPREMEREIKRRVDILDYMKLTGVDNYRQVAKIVSAYYRDPKRIMEEVTNTLEDIEDRQA, from the coding sequence ATGGTCGAAGCCGTAGAGCAGACATCCGAGGAGATCCTTGACGAAGAAGAGGAAGAGGGACGCAAAGTCAAAGCTGGCTTCACAGGAAAGTACCTCTCGTTGCTGCTCAAGATCCGTAATAAACCGATGAAGGTCAGGATACCTTCTGGTCTAGAGGCGCTTAGTATAGACAATGTCACGGACGTTCCAAAGATATCTGATCCAAACATAGATGAAGTTGAGATGAGTGCCGTCACAGACCCATATTCCTACGTGAGGATCAAGTACGACAACAAGGACGGTGATTATCTTTACGAGGTCATCGAGCCCAGTCTGGCAGTTGATGAGCAGAACCTACTGGAGATCCTTAAGAGCGCTCTGGTTATGACCTTGAATTTGGTCGAGAAGAAGACCCTGGAGGAGAAGGAAAAGCTTCTCGCATCGGCAATGGATCTGCTCCTCAAGGACTTCGGTGTCACCCTACACCCACTATCGAGGGAGAGGATCCTTTACTACCTGAAAAGGGACTTCATTGGATTTGGGGTCATCGATGTGATGATGATAGACCCAAACGTGGAGGATGCATCCTGTGATGGGGTTAACATACCTCTGTACATTTTCCATCGCAAGTACGGATCAATTCGATCCAACATCATATTCGAGAAAGAGGAGGAGCTTGATTCCTTTGTCGTCTGGCTAGCACAGAAGAGTGGTAAGCACATATCTGTTGCAGACCCTCTACTGGACGCCACCACACCAGATGGTTCGAGACTTAACGCAACCCTTGGTAAGCACGTAACAAAGAGAGGCTCTTCCTTCACCATCAGGCGATTCAAGGAGAACCCTTTCACACCAGTCGATCTCTTGAAGTTCAAGACAATGAGCACTGACATGATGGCATACCTATGGACTGCGACTGAATATGGAAGTTCCATGCTGGTCTGTGGAGGAACGGCGAGCGGAAAGACCACAACCCTGAACGCCGTGTTGCTGTTTATTCCACCCCAGATGAAGATCGTTTCAATTGAGGATACAAGGGAACTTAACCTCCCACACGAGAACTGGATACCTGGTCTCACCAGGGAAGGTTTTGGAGGTAAAGCCTCTGGAAGCGGTGGAGGATCCATAGACATGTTCGATCTTCTGACAGCTTCCATGAGACAGAGACCTCAATACCTGATGGTGGGAGAGGTAAGAGGAAAGGAAGCATATGTTGTCTTCCAGGCAATGGCCACCGGAAAGACCGCATATTCCACATTCCATGCGGAAGATGTTCAGGCCATGGTCCACAGGATGGAGAATGACCCCATCAACCTCCCCCGGGCTCTAATGACGGCCCTTGACATAGTCCTTCTCCAGGCACAGGTGAAGGTCGGTACAAAGATGACCAGGAGGGTGAAATCTCTAACCGAGATAGTAGGAATGGACCCTGAGACGAGCGAATTGATCACCAATTCCGTTTACTCCTGGAACCCGGCTGATGACACTTTCAATTTCAGTGGACACTCGTATGTTTACGAGAAAGTCAGGACAATAAGGAACTGGTCTCCCCGTGAGATGGAGAGAGAGATCAAAAGGCGTGTGGACATTCTTGACTACATGAAGCTCACTGGAGTGGACAACTACCGTCAGGTCGCAAAGATTGTCTCGGCTTACTACAGGGATCCAAAGAGAATTATGGAAGAGGTAACGAATACGCTTGAGGACATAGAAGATAGACAGGCTTGA